A single region of the Halopiger xanaduensis SH-6 genome encodes:
- the ribH gene encoding 6,7-dimethyl-8-ribityllumazine synthase yields the protein MTALGLVVAEFNRPVTEQMEEAALEAASDAGAEVYETVHVPGAYDAPLAADRLARRAEVDAVAVVGAIITGDTDHDQVIGDAIAQRLSDVTLERDTPVTLGVTGPGMSAAEARERVENAATAVDSALDLVVSLPDPDPDADQ from the coding sequence ATGACCGCGCTCGGATTGGTGGTCGCGGAGTTCAACCGCCCGGTCACCGAGCAGATGGAAGAGGCGGCCCTCGAGGCTGCCAGCGACGCAGGCGCCGAGGTGTACGAGACGGTCCACGTCCCGGGGGCGTACGACGCGCCGCTGGCCGCCGACCGGCTCGCGCGCCGCGCCGAGGTCGACGCCGTCGCCGTCGTCGGTGCCATCATCACCGGCGACACCGACCACGATCAGGTGATCGGCGACGCGATCGCCCAGCGGCTCTCCGACGTGACCCTCGAGCGTGATACTCCCGTGACGCTCGGCGTGACGGGTCCCGGCATGTCCGCCGCCGAAGCGCGCGAGCGCGTCGAGAACGCGGCCACGGCCGTCGACAGCGCGCTCGATCTGGTCGTATCGCTGCCCGATCCCGATCCCGACGCAGATCAGTAA
- a CDS encoding pyridoxal phosphate-dependent aminotransferase: protein MTMEFTDRVTRVEPSATLAISALATELENEGADIVDLSVGEPDFPTPENIVEAGKDAMDAGHTGYTTSAGILELREAIVDKLAADGLEHTTDEVIVTPGAKQALYEIVQSLVGEGDEVVLLDPAWVSYEAMVKMAGGDLTRVDLSDSDFQLEPALDDLADAVSDETELLIVNSPSNPTGAVYSDEALEGVRDLAVEHDVTVISDEIYKEITYGVEPTSLGTFDGMADRTITVNGFSKAYSMTGWRLGYFAGPEELIDQAGKLHSHSVSSAVNFVQHAGIEALENTDTAVEQMVEAFEERRDLVIDLLDDHGVDVAEPQGAFYMMLPVDDDDQEWCEGAIEDAHVATVPGSAFGTPGYARISYAASEERLEEGIERLAEEDYL, encoded by the coding sequence ATGACGATGGAATTCACCGACCGCGTAACCCGAGTCGAACCGTCCGCAACGCTGGCCATCTCCGCCCTCGCGACCGAACTCGAGAACGAGGGCGCCGACATCGTCGACCTCTCCGTCGGCGAACCGGACTTCCCGACGCCCGAAAACATCGTCGAGGCCGGGAAGGACGCGATGGACGCCGGCCACACCGGCTACACCACCTCCGCCGGCATCCTCGAGCTCCGCGAGGCGATCGTCGACAAGCTGGCCGCAGACGGCCTCGAGCACACCACCGACGAGGTCATCGTCACGCCCGGCGCGAAGCAGGCGCTGTACGAGATCGTCCAGTCGCTGGTCGGCGAGGGCGACGAGGTCGTCCTGCTCGACCCCGCGTGGGTCTCCTACGAGGCGATGGTCAAGATGGCCGGCGGCGACCTCACCCGCGTCGACCTCTCGGACTCGGACTTCCAGCTCGAGCCCGCGCTCGACGACCTCGCCGACGCGGTATCCGACGAGACCGAACTGCTGATCGTCAACTCGCCGTCGAACCCCACCGGCGCCGTTTACTCCGACGAAGCGCTCGAGGGCGTGCGCGATCTTGCGGTCGAACACGACGTCACCGTCATCTCGGACGAGATCTACAAGGAGATCACCTACGGCGTCGAGCCCACGAGCCTCGGCACCTTCGACGGGATGGCCGACCGCACCATCACGGTCAACGGCTTCTCGAAGGCCTACTCGATGACCGGCTGGCGGCTGGGTTACTTCGCCGGCCCCGAGGAACTGATCGACCAGGCCGGCAAGCTCCACAGCCACTCCGTCTCCTCGGCCGTCAACTTCGTCCAGCACGCCGGCATCGAGGCCCTCGAGAACACCGACACCGCCGTCGAGCAGATGGTCGAGGCCTTCGAGGAGCGGCGCGACCTCGTCATCGACCTGCTCGACGACCACGGCGTCGACGTCGCCGAACCCCAGGGCGCGTTCTACATGATGCTGCCCGTCGACGACGACGATCAGGAGTGGTGTGAGGGAGCCATCGAGGACGCCCACGTCGCGACCGTGCCCGGCAGTGCGTTCGGCACGCCCGGCTACGCGCGGATTTCGTACGCCGCCAGTGAAGAGCGGCTCGAAGAAGGCATCGAACGGCTGGCCGAGGAAGACTACCTGTAA
- a CDS encoding HNH endonuclease, with protein MDCPTCGKSLQTEQGMRQHHTKVHGEPLPNRVCSGCGSVFYDPKARRESCDDCNPNAGEHNGNWKDATETTSCDSCGETFSYYPSDKDGVYCPDCVEDAIGLLPENPSEKGARVTVECGSCGSNLEVRPAKFETQERGFFCTLECYGEWLSTNVVGPDHHQWEGGTIEYGREWWRIRRRALERDGYECQHCGAGPDELGQNPDVHHVRPVRSFDRPEDAHTMDNVVSHRRAEAGSIAVSSRDKK; from the coding sequence ATGGACTGTCCCACGTGCGGGAAATCGTTGCAGACCGAGCAGGGAATGCGCCAGCACCACACGAAGGTGCACGGCGAGCCGCTGCCGAACCGGGTGTGCTCGGGTTGTGGCTCCGTCTTTTACGATCCGAAGGCGCGCAGAGAGTCTTGCGACGACTGCAATCCGAACGCGGGCGAGCACAACGGCAACTGGAAGGACGCAACGGAAACGACATCGTGTGACTCCTGCGGTGAGACGTTCTCGTACTATCCGTCGGACAAAGACGGCGTGTACTGTCCAGACTGCGTCGAAGACGCGATCGGATTGCTCCCCGAAAACCCGTCGGAGAAAGGAGCGCGAGTGACCGTCGAGTGTGGATCTTGCGGATCGAATCTCGAGGTCCGCCCGGCGAAGTTCGAGACGCAGGAACGCGGCTTCTTCTGTACGCTCGAGTGCTACGGCGAGTGGCTCTCGACAAACGTGGTCGGCCCGGATCACCACCAGTGGGAGGGGGGTACGATCGAGTACGGCCGAGAGTGGTGGCGGATTCGGCGGCGGGCGCTCGAGCGAGATGGCTACGAGTGCCAACACTGCGGTGCGGGACCGGACGAACTCGGCCAAAACCCGGACGTGCACCACGTTCGACCCGTGCGGTCCTTCGATCGGCCCGAAGACGCTCACACAATGGATAACGTCGTGAGTCACCGGCGGGCGGAAGCGGGATCTATCGCGGTGTCGTCTCGCGACAAAAAGTAA
- a CDS encoding guanosine monophosphate reductase gives MDNLRTGLSYGDVLLVPKRSPVDSRSNVDLETNFTPNLELGTPLVSAAMDTVTETELAIELSRNGGIGVLHRFLTPEEQANQVEEVKDAGERVAAAVGINEDHVGRSAALVEAGVDALVVDVAHGHLERTLEAVAEIHEEFPDTDLVAGNVATPAGVEDLAAAGADCVKVGIGPGSHCTTRKVAGAGVPQLTAVDDCADAAEDLDVTICADGGIRTSGDAVKALMAGADTVMMGSLFAGTEEAPGAVVEVEGTKYKRSRGMATTTAAENRDDKDEANVRADEGVEALTPYKGPVADVVKEFCAGIQSGLSYCGGHTIPAAREKAEFIRVADSAKEREGYHADHDWEGISVDSVVDDADTTGADNGSAPAESDD, from the coding sequence ATGGACAACCTTCGCACCGGATTGAGTTACGGCGACGTGCTGCTCGTGCCGAAGCGCTCGCCCGTCGACAGTCGCAGCAACGTGGACCTCGAGACGAACTTCACGCCGAACCTCGAACTCGGGACGCCGTTGGTTTCGGCGGCAATGGACACCGTCACCGAGACCGAGTTAGCGATCGAACTCTCCCGGAACGGCGGTATCGGAGTTCTTCACCGCTTCCTCACACCCGAAGAACAGGCTAACCAAGTCGAGGAAGTCAAAGATGCCGGCGAGCGGGTCGCCGCCGCCGTCGGGATCAACGAGGACCACGTCGGACGCAGCGCCGCGCTGGTCGAGGCCGGCGTCGACGCGCTCGTGGTCGATGTCGCCCACGGTCACCTCGAGCGGACGCTCGAGGCCGTCGCGGAGATCCACGAGGAATTCCCGGACACGGACCTCGTCGCGGGGAACGTTGCCACGCCCGCGGGCGTCGAGGATCTCGCGGCCGCCGGTGCGGACTGCGTGAAGGTCGGCATCGGGCCGGGCTCGCACTGCACGACGCGGAAGGTCGCGGGCGCCGGCGTGCCGCAGTTGACGGCCGTCGACGACTGCGCGGACGCGGCCGAGGACCTCGACGTCACGATCTGCGCCGACGGCGGGATCCGCACCTCTGGCGACGCAGTCAAGGCGCTGATGGCGGGTGCCGACACGGTGATGATGGGCAGCCTCTTCGCCGGAACCGAGGAGGCGCCCGGCGCGGTCGTCGAGGTAGAGGGCACGAAGTACAAGCGCTCGCGCGGGATGGCGACCACGACCGCCGCGGAGAACCGCGACGATAAGGACGAAGCCAACGTCCGCGCTGACGAGGGCGTCGAAGCGTTGACGCCCTACAAAGGACCAGTCGCGGACGTCGTCAAAGAGTTCTGTGCGGGGATCCAGTCTGGTCTGTCCTACTGCGGCGGTCACACGATCCCTGCAGCTCGCGAGAAGGCCGAGTTCATCCGCGTCGCCGACAGCGCGAAGGAACGCGAGGGCTACCACGCGGATCACGACTGGGAGGGCATCAGCGTCGACAGCGTAGTCGACGACGCTGACACCACCGGCGCCGACAACGGCTCCGCACCCGCCGAGAGCGACGACTAA
- a CDS encoding 5-(carboxyamino)imidazole ribonucleotide synthase → MSPVRTPRARRSRTGNEESLSAGAENRRQMTTLRTPGPTLGVVGGGQLGRMLAEAAAPLGVEVVVLDPTPDCPAAPVARDQIVADFDDEAGIRELAARADVLTFEIELADQDVLERVSEDSGTPVHPKPATLETIHDKLVQKRELEAAGVPVPPFREVEDADDIREAIDDYGAPVMLKARTGGYDGRGNVPVESKDEAEEALESVAGPAMVEAFVEFEREVSVIAVEGYDETAAFPIGENVHVDEILRETIVPARSSDAVAERAREVAEDVLEVMDGRGVYGIELFETTDGEILLNEIAPRPHNSGHWTIEGAHSSQFEQHVRAVLGWPLAATDLRSSTVMTNLLGDVEENQKAALRGVEKIHETPAAHLHWYGKREARPLRKMGHVTVCARDDETDVEDLLETARGLEESVTFTAE, encoded by the coding sequence ATCTCTCCCGTACGAACGCCTCGAGCGCGGCGCTCGAGAACCGGGAATGAGGAATCCTTAAGCGCGGGCGCCGAGAACCGCCGCCAAATGACGACGCTCCGGACGCCGGGCCCGACGCTCGGCGTGGTCGGCGGGGGACAGCTCGGGCGAATGCTCGCCGAGGCGGCCGCACCGCTCGGCGTCGAGGTGGTCGTGCTCGATCCGACGCCGGACTGTCCGGCCGCGCCCGTCGCGCGCGACCAGATCGTCGCGGACTTCGACGACGAGGCGGGAATCCGCGAACTCGCCGCGCGGGCGGACGTCCTTACCTTCGAGATCGAACTGGCTGATCAGGACGTCTTAGAGCGCGTCAGCGAGGACTCGGGGACGCCGGTCCACCCGAAGCCCGCGACGCTCGAGACGATCCACGACAAGCTCGTCCAGAAGCGGGAACTCGAGGCCGCGGGCGTGCCGGTGCCGCCGTTCCGCGAGGTCGAGGACGCCGACGACATTCGCGAGGCGATCGACGACTACGGCGCGCCGGTCATGCTGAAGGCCCGCACCGGCGGCTACGACGGCCGCGGGAACGTTCCCGTCGAGTCGAAGGACGAGGCCGAAGAAGCCCTCGAGTCGGTCGCCGGCCCGGCGATGGTCGAGGCGTTCGTCGAGTTCGAGCGCGAGGTCTCGGTCATCGCGGTCGAGGGGTACGACGAGACCGCCGCGTTCCCGATCGGGGAGAACGTCCACGTCGACGAGATCCTCCGAGAGACCATCGTCCCCGCGCGCTCGAGCGACGCCGTCGCGGAACGCGCCCGCGAGGTCGCCGAGGACGTGCTCGAGGTGATGGACGGCCGCGGCGTCTACGGTATCGAGTTGTTCGAAACGACCGACGGCGAGATCCTGCTCAACGAGATCGCCCCGCGGCCGCACAACTCGGGCCACTGGACGATCGAAGGGGCACACAGCTCGCAGTTCGAGCAGCACGTCCGCGCGGTGCTGGGCTGGCCGCTGGCCGCGACCGACCTTCGGTCGTCGACCGTGATGACGAACCTGCTGGGCGACGTCGAAGAGAACCAGAAGGCGGCGCTGCGCGGCGTCGAGAAGATCCACGAGACGCCCGCCGCGCACCTCCACTGGTACGGCAAGCGCGAGGCCCGGCCGCTGCGGAAGATGGGCCACGTGACGGTGTGCGCCCGCGACGACGAAACCGACGTCGAGGACCTGCTCGAGACGGCGCGCGGCCTCGAGGAATCCGTGACGTTCACGGCGGAGTGA
- a CDS encoding AIR carboxylase family protein — protein MTDSVSDLIDRLHDEAQQDRPDEETPDVGIVMGSDSDLETMMTGGRRRGAYDAFVDELGFAEQTDYENPPAERFTFETYVTSAHRTPDLMTAYAETAEERGLEVIIAGAGGKSADLPNMTASIAYPLPVIGVPVQEKSVDSVIGMPTGAPLVAVDAGKSFNAALSAAQILARQHDEVRDRLVSYHEDLREGVGDVSRRLHDEGTPAFRDGSQ, from the coding sequence ATGACAGACAGCGTTTCAGACCTCATCGACCGACTGCACGACGAAGCCCAGCAGGACCGTCCGGACGAAGAAACCCCCGACGTCGGCATCGTGATGGGCAGCGATTCCGACCTCGAGACGATGATGACCGGCGGTCGCCGGCGCGGCGCCTACGACGCCTTCGTCGACGAACTCGGCTTCGCCGAGCAGACCGACTACGAGAACCCGCCCGCGGAGCGCTTCACCTTCGAGACCTACGTCACCTCCGCCCACCGGACACCGGACCTGATGACCGCCTACGCGGAGACCGCCGAGGAGCGCGGTCTCGAGGTCATCATCGCCGGCGCGGGCGGCAAATCCGCCGACCTGCCGAACATGACAGCGTCGATCGCGTACCCGCTGCCGGTCATCGGCGTGCCGGTGCAGGAGAAGTCCGTCGACAGCGTGATCGGGATGCCGACGGGCGCGCCGCTCGTGGCGGTCGACGCCGGCAAGTCGTTCAACGCCGCGCTTTCTGCGGCCCAGATCCTCGCCCGTCAGCACGACGAGGTGCGGGACCGGCTGGTGTCGTACCACGAGGACCTCCGCGAGGGCGTCGGCGACGTCTCCCGCCGGCTCCATGACGAAGGAACGCCGGCGTTCCGAGACGGATCGCAGTAG
- a CDS encoding NADH-quinone oxidoreductase subunit A: MNDWIAIGALALVGLLIPFGMMAVSYLLRPTVPETSKRATYESGEVPTGGTRVRFNIQYYMVALLFLVFDIETVLLFPWAVVYREAVESDAVSLLEILGPMVAFVAILLVGLAWAWRNGAVQWAQTPRQVEGGTDRP, from the coding sequence ATGAACGACTGGATAGCGATCGGGGCGTTAGCGCTCGTGGGACTGCTGATACCGTTCGGGATGATGGCGGTATCGTACCTCCTGCGGCCGACCGTCCCAGAAACGAGTAAACGTGCCACCTACGAGAGTGGCGAGGTTCCGACCGGCGGAACGCGCGTCCGGTTCAACATCCAGTACTACATGGTTGCGCTTCTGTTCCTCGTCTTCGATATCGAGACCGTCCTGCTGTTCCCGTGGGCGGTCGTGTATCGAGAGGCTGTTGAATCGGATGCCGTTTCGCTGCTCGAGATCCTCGGACCGATGGTCGCGTTCGTTGCCATCCTCCTCGTGGGGCTCGCGTGGGCGTGGCGCAACGGTGCAGTACAGTGGGCACAGACACCGCGGCAGGTGGAAGGCGGAACTGATCGACCATGA
- a CDS encoding NADH-quinone oxidoreductase subunit B has protein sequence MSSDEPKQQIHGSTAPSTDTRDSRIGEGVDDRFNSKLREAFGASPFILTKFDEFMNWVRGNSMFMLQFGIACCSIEMMHTYAIKHDLDRYGAGVPRASPRQADVMIVPGTIVSKFGPRMKRVYDQMPEPKFVVGMGSCTISGGPFQKGYNVVKGAEEIIPVDIHVPGCPPRPEALLYGVLKLQERIQNGESSPVVVKPYELEEFGDLPEDELVQKLASEIDEDDLVMRYNWADSP, from the coding sequence ATGAGCAGCGACGAACCCAAACAGCAGATCCACGGCAGCACCGCACCGTCGACGGACACCCGCGACTCCCGGATCGGTGAGGGCGTCGACGACCGATTCAACTCGAAGCTCCGTGAGGCGTTCGGCGCGTCGCCGTTCATCCTCACGAAGTTCGACGAGTTCATGAACTGGGTTCGCGGGAACTCGATGTTCATGCTGCAGTTCGGGATCGCGTGCTGTAGCATCGAGATGATGCACACGTACGCGATCAAACACGACCTCGACCGCTACGGGGCCGGCGTGCCGCGCGCGTCGCCGCGGCAGGCCGACGTGATGATCGTCCCCGGGACGATCGTCTCGAAGTTCGGGCCGCGCATGAAGCGCGTCTACGACCAGATGCCCGAACCCAAGTTCGTCGTCGGAATGGGCTCGTGTACGATCTCCGGCGGTCCCTTCCAGAAGGGCTACAACGTCGTGAAGGGCGCCGAGGAGATCATCCCCGTCGACATTCACGTTCCGGGCTGTCCGCCCCGTCCCGAGGCGCTGCTGTACGGCGTCCTCAAACTGCAGGAGCGGATCCAGAACGGGGAATCTTCGCCCGTCGTCGTCAAGCCGTACGAACTCGAGGAGTTCGGCGACCTCCCCGAGGACGAACTGGTGCAGAAGCTCGCGAGCGAGATCGACGAGGACGACCTCGTCATGCGGTACAACTGGGCTGATTCGCCATGA
- a CDS encoding NADH-quinone oxidoreductase subunit D yields the protein MSTGIERQPEQLSADDLEALIGDRAIGRDDHMNAPAFVINPDEVQSVLSDLRERAGYDHLSCVTAQQYDDRYESIYHLKKYSDPTDEVSIVVPTTRNDPVSESAEPVFRTADWHEREAYDLVGIEYADHPDLRRILLPETWQGHPLSDDYDQTKPQVVTLSEHANPIQPDHEDAESDTMFLNIGPHHPATHGVLHVETVLDGETVVDVDPDIGYLHRCEEQMCQQGTYRHQIMPYPDRWDYVSSGLLNEWAYARAIEDMADIEVPEYAQVIRTMGAELCRIASHMLALGTFALDVYGEFTAIFMYTFRDREVVQDILEDLTGQRMMFNYFRVGGVAWDLPEPREEFIEKTRDFLDELPAKVDEYHDMVTSNEIFQTRCIDTGVIEPEVAKDYGCTGPVARASGIDYDLRRDDPYGYYENLEWDVVTREGCDNYARVLARMEEVEESAKIIEQCLDLLEDWPEDEREVQANVPRTLKPDADAETYRAVEAAKGELGIYMRSDGTDKPARFKIRSPCFSNLQVLPEMSEGEYVPDLIASLGSLDIVLGEVDR from the coding sequence ATGAGCACGGGCATCGAACGCCAGCCGGAGCAACTCTCGGCGGACGACCTCGAGGCGCTGATCGGCGATCGCGCGATCGGGCGCGACGACCACATGAACGCGCCCGCCTTCGTCATCAATCCGGACGAAGTCCAGAGCGTCCTGTCGGACCTCCGGGAGCGGGCCGGCTACGATCACCTCTCGTGCGTCACCGCACAGCAGTACGACGATCGGTACGAGTCGATCTACCACCTCAAGAAGTACAGCGATCCGACCGACGAGGTGAGTATCGTCGTCCCGACGACGCGCAACGATCCGGTCAGCGAGAGCGCGGAGCCGGTGTTCCGCACCGCCGACTGGCACGAGCGAGAGGCCTACGACCTCGTCGGCATCGAGTACGCCGACCACCCGGACCTGCGGCGCATCCTGCTGCCCGAGACGTGGCAGGGCCACCCGCTCTCGGACGACTACGACCAGACCAAGCCGCAGGTCGTCACCCTCTCGGAGCACGCGAACCCGATCCAGCCGGATCACGAGGACGCCGAGTCGGACACGATGTTCCTGAACATCGGGCCGCACCACCCGGCGACTCACGGCGTGCTCCACGTCGAGACCGTACTCGACGGCGAGACCGTCGTCGACGTCGATCCGGACATCGGCTACCTCCACCGCTGCGAGGAGCAGATGTGCCAGCAGGGGACTTACCGCCACCAGATCATGCCCTACCCCGACCGCTGGGACTACGTCTCCTCGGGGCTGTTAAACGAGTGGGCCTACGCGCGAGCGATCGAGGATATGGCGGACATCGAAGTCCCCGAGTACGCGCAGGTCATCCGGACTATGGGGGCCGAACTCTGTCGGATCGCCTCGCACATGCTCGCGCTGGGGACGTTCGCGCTGGACGTCTACGGCGAGTTCACCGCCATCTTCATGTACACGTTCCGCGACCGGGAGGTCGTCCAGGACATCTTGGAGGACCTGACCGGCCAGCGGATGATGTTCAACTACTTCCGCGTCGGCGGGGTCGCGTGGGACCTCCCCGAACCCCGCGAGGAGTTCATCGAGAAGACGCGCGACTTCCTCGACGAACTCCCCGCGAAGGTCGACGAGTACCACGATATGGTCACCTCGAACGAGATCTTCCAGACCCGGTGTATCGACACCGGCGTTATCGAGCCCGAGGTGGCTAAGGACTACGGCTGCACGGGCCCGGTCGCTCGCGCCTCCGGAATCGACTACGACCTCCGACGCGACGACCCCTACGGGTACTACGAGAACCTCGAATGGGACGTCGTCACGCGCGAGGGCTGCGACAACTACGCCCGCGTGCTCGCTCGCATGGAGGAAGTCGAGGAGTCGGCCAAGATCATCGAGCAGTGTCTCGACCTGCTCGAGGACTGGCCCGAGGACGAGCGCGAGGTCCAGGCCAACGTTCCCCGCACCCTCAAGCCGGACGCCGACGCCGAAACCTACCGCGCCGTCGAGGCCGCGAAGGGTGAACTCGGGATCTACATGCGATCGGACGGCACCGACAAGCCGGCCCGATTCAAGATCCGGAGCCCGTGCTTCTCGAACCTGCAGGTGCTGCCCGAGATGTCCGAAGGGGAGTACGTCCCCGACCTGATCGCGTCGCTCGGTAGCCTCGATATCGTGCTCGGGGAGGTGGATCGATGA
- a CDS encoding complex I subunit 1/NuoH family protein, which translates to MNAATPLQSDETVLLPERIGELTGLSGFGLAGELVATFVAAFIVGNLMLAMTGVAGPWAKRKITAAFTDRIAVNHLGPGGVLIIVADAVRLLSKELIVPENADRPAYDLAPVVIAGSALLGFAVIPMGSGVHLADPEVGLAYVFAIAGIASIGLVMAGYASDNKYSLLGGLRAVAQNVAYEIPLVVTGMSVVLFSGSLRMSEIVAVQNQTTLFTIPGLEWGIPAWFALVNPFAFVLFLIANFAEVGRNPFDMPEAPAELVAGYQTEYSSVYFVLVYLGEFLHIFLGGAIIATIFLGGPAGPGPEGLGIVWFIIKIWAAFLLTQWLRSAIPRVRIDQLIEIGWKGLLVLSFANLGLTAAIVGVIA; encoded by the coding sequence ATGAACGCGGCGACGCCACTCCAGAGCGACGAGACGGTACTGCTCCCCGAGCGGATCGGCGAGCTGACCGGCCTGAGCGGGTTCGGACTCGCCGGCGAACTGGTCGCGACGTTCGTCGCGGCGTTCATCGTCGGCAACCTGATGCTCGCGATGACCGGCGTCGCCGGTCCCTGGGCGAAGCGAAAGATCACGGCCGCCTTCACCGACCGAATCGCGGTCAACCACCTCGGTCCGGGCGGCGTTCTGATCATCGTCGCCGACGCGGTCCGCCTGCTCTCGAAGGAACTGATCGTTCCCGAGAACGCGGACCGACCGGCCTACGACCTCGCGCCGGTCGTCATCGCGGGCTCGGCGCTGCTCGGGTTCGCCGTCATCCCGATGGGTAGCGGCGTCCATCTGGCCGACCCCGAAGTCGGACTGGCCTACGTCTTCGCCATCGCCGGCATCGCGTCGATCGGACTGGTGATGGCCGGCTACGCGTCGGACAACAAGTACTCGCTGCTGGGCGGCCTGCGCGCGGTCGCGCAGAACGTCGCCTACGAGATCCCGCTGGTCGTGACCGGCATGTCGGTCGTGCTCTTCTCGGGCTCGCTGCGCATGAGCGAGATCGTCGCCGTCCAGAACCAGACGACGCTGTTTACGATCCCCGGCCTCGAGTGGGGGATTCCGGCGTGGTTCGCCCTCGTGAACCCGTTCGCGTTCGTGCTGTTCCTGATCGCGAACTTCGCGGAGGTCGGCCGGAATCCCTTCGACATGCCCGAGGCGCCGGCGGAACTCGTCGCGGGGTACCAGACCGAGTACTCCTCGGTCTACTTCGTGCTCGTCTACCTCGGCGAGTTCCTCCACATCTTCCTCGGCGGGGCGATCATCGCGACGATCTTCCTCGGCGGCCCGGCCGGACCGGGCCCCGAGGGACTGGGGATCGTCTGGTTCATTATCAAGATCTGGGCGGCGTTCCTGCTGACCCAGTGGCTGCGGTCGGCCATCCCGCGCGTCCGGATCGACCAACTGATCGAAATCGGCTGGAAGGGGCTGCTGGTCCTTTCCTTCGCGAACCTCGGACTGACTGCGGCAATCGTTGGGGTGATCGCATGA
- a CDS encoding NuoI/complex I 23 kDa subunit family protein codes for MIGLLKSMATTMKHALDGSTFTVEYPKTAPDVSPRFRGVHKWSQERCIWCRQCENVCPNDTIQIVMDDKRNGEQYNLHIGQCVYCRLCEEVCPTDAILLTQNFEFTGDTKHDLVYNKEQLKSVPWYKDIDPLESREPDRGAWIGEGEGEVDYQ; via the coding sequence ATGATCGGACTACTCAAATCAATGGCAACGACGATGAAGCACGCGCTGGACGGCTCCACCTTCACGGTGGAGTACCCGAAGACGGCACCCGACGTGTCGCCGCGGTTCCGCGGCGTCCACAAGTGGAGCCAGGAGCGGTGCATCTGGTGTCGTCAGTGCGAGAACGTCTGTCCGAACGACACGATCCAGATCGTGATGGACGACAAGCGCAACGGCGAACAGTACAACCTCCACATCGGGCAGTGCGTCTACTGCCGCCTCTGCGAGGAGGTGTGCCCGACCGACGCCATCCTGCTCACCCAGAACTTCGAGTTCACCGGCGACACCAAACACGACCTGGTGTACAACAAGGAGCAGCTGAAGTCGGTGCCGTGGTACAAGGACATCGACCCGCTCGAGTCGCGCGAACCCGACCGGGGCGCGTGGATCGGCGAGGGCGAAGGGGAGGTCGATTACCAGTGA
- a CDS encoding NADH-quinone oxidoreductase subunit J: MTPEQIAFALFASVTIASALGVVLLRDPWHSALMLGVALMSMAVHFVMLAAEFVAMMQILVYVGGVLILITFAVMLTQREDADADADSDEVVQA; encoded by the coding sequence ATGACACCAGAGCAAATCGCGTTCGCGCTGTTCGCGTCCGTCACGATCGCCAGCGCGCTGGGCGTGGTCCTCCTGCGGGACCCGTGGCACTCGGCGCTCATGCTCGGCGTGGCGCTGATGAGCATGGCGGTCCACTTCGTGATGCTGGCGGCCGAGTTCGTCGCCATGATGCAGATCCTCGTCTACGTCGGCGGGGTGCTCATCCTCATCACGTTCGCCGTCATGCTGACCCAGCGCGAGGACGCGGACGCTGACGCGGACTCCGACGAGGTGGTACAGGCATGA
- the nuoK gene encoding NADH-quinone oxidoreductase subunit NuoK, giving the protein MAVEVQYYVLLSMALFCIGLFGILTRRNALLFLMSVELMLNAANINLIAFSFYQGNLTGQVFALFTMALAAAEVAVGLGIILVLYRNFRDVDVTVPTTMRW; this is encoded by the coding sequence ATGGCGGTCGAAGTGCAGTACTACGTGCTGCTGTCGATGGCCCTGTTCTGCATCGGCCTGTTCGGCATCCTGACGCGGCGCAACGCGCTGCTGTTCCTGATGTCCGTCGAACTCATGCTGAACGCGGCGAACATCAACCTGATCGCGTTCTCGTTCTACCAGGGCAACCTCACCGGCCAGGTGTTCGCGCTGTTCACGATGGCGCTGGCCGCCGCCGAGGTCGCCGTCGGACTCGGGATCATCCTCGTACTGTACCGCAACTTCCGTGACGTCGACGTCACGGTTCCAACGACGATGAGGTGGTAA